The genomic segment TACGTTCCTGGTGCTGGTGATAATCTAGGTGAGACTTGCGCACGTTGGGGCGTAAGGCCTTGGCATTGTTGCCTCTCATGGAACGCCGCAGCCTCTTGGTACTGTGTTGCAGCGGCCGCAGATGCAGCAGATGCAATGCTGTCTAGATGAGAGCTGGGGTCGAATGATGGCGCAAGTTGCGACGAGAGCAGGGAGATATCATTAGAGAGATGGTGGTTGGGAGCGGAAGGAGAACATTGCGCCGTCAAATTAAATGATAAAGTCGATTTGGGCGCACTTTGTGCAAATGAATCCGAGGAAAGCGCCGCTGATGACGGCGGTTCAGACTCGAAAGCATGTGTGTCAACCGACGAATCCAATTTCTCTGAGAGGGACAATAACAGACCCATACCAGGATTGGTGGCTGCGTCAGATAGAGGCGCATCAGTGCCTAGCTCAATCAGCGTTGGAACCATAATATTTTGGATATAATCGGTACTTGTTTCAGGCAAATAACACGATTTCGACATTGAGTCTGTCTTTGGTGGCAATACCTCATTAGCTGCTGTGCGCATATCAGGTGATGAGCTTGTGGACGCTGCTTGAGTCCCCCATGAGTTCATGCACGGGTAGGTTTTCATGGTGAGATGTAATTGTGGACCAGACTTGGGCATGCTCGTATACACAGCAAGCTGGCAGAATAAGGCACCAACGCTGTGGACTAATTTATACCCACGTATCCACTAACGCCGACCAATGCTGGTATGCACAGAGCTGAAACAGCCCAAATGGAGCTTATATGAATCGTTTGATGCAGAAAATGATGCCGGAGCCTTACCGGCAAGAATACGTCTTTTTGGTTGAGGGCCGAAGAATGCAATGTTGTGATCCACCTAGAAAAAAGGATCCACCAAACCTTCTCGGTCGCCAACCACTACAACGTCACGTGCTTAACACTACTGCGTAACAGGCGATCAGCGTCCAAAAAGGTAATTACAAATCCTTAAAAATGTCTATGATTGATTTTGTTGAAACGGCTGAGCACCAGGAATCATGGTGACAGAGGCAGATGGAACGTGTTTAGCTGGGACATGAGAGCGGTCTGGGTCACCAGGTTCCGTCGAACGAGTACCCTTACAACCTTTAGAATACAGACGATTCAATGGCCAGTAGGCCCCGTAGCCACCTTCATCAGGCCCACCGCCCCAAACCGTCAAGTTTGCATTCGTGTATGCCTCCAGGTGACGCTCAATATAGCCCGACGTTGGCATATCATCTGGACTGCAGCCAGTATCTGACTCCGGGTCATCAGGGTCCTGGTAAACACGAACCCAATCCACAGCCATTTCATACGGGAATCCTTCCATAATATCATCCCATTCCGGGTCGCCAAAGTTTTTCGAGATGCCCAGGTTCATGATAATGTACATTGGTTCTTTGGGGTATTGGCGACTGTTAATCAGAGTCCGGTTATCAGGTGCCAGGGCACCTGGGTAAAGTTCCCATGTCTTTCTACCATTACTCGTCCACGACACATGACCATCGGAACCACCCTTGAACTCTAATGAGTAGGTGGCGAAATTGCCTTCTTCTGTCGTGTCCAACGAATCTGCCACATACTGGATGGCCTCTTGACTTGCCAAGCTGGTGCCACTTAGTGATTGTTGCGTGATTTCACCATTGTAAGGATTAAGTGAGCCCTGACTGGTAAAAAATTGATACACGTCAGACTTATTCTTACCATACGTGATGTCATATTGATAATTGTAAGGCGCCATCTGGCAAGATTGTGATACGCCCATGTTTCTGCCCATCTTCTGGGCCTCGAAAACATCGATTTCTGGGGCGGAACGACCAACGAATTCCCCATTTCTGAAGGGGCCTGGGTGATCTTCACCAGGACAAGTGCACCTAGATAGTTTTTGACCGGGCAGGAATGAAAGTGAGCGGGTTTCGTGTTGCTCGTTGAAAGCGGTGGCACCACCTCTTATTATATTTTCACGAGGATATCCATCGGGATGAACAGAGTTAAAAAGTGTTTGGTTCATCAGAGTTCCAACGTCGCAGTGATCATACGAGTACGGCCAAGTCCCCTGCAAAGTTGCACCATAGCCAGCACGACCCAAATTACCCATAATCCAAAAAGCAGGCCAGAGACCAGCCACAGATCGGTACCCGGGAAGTTGTATACTGGCGATGAGAATACCATTGCGGAAGCAAAATTTATTCCATGACTGAAGCATGCCACCACGGAAGTAGCGGTTGTGCTCCTGATGCTGATCAAGGCGAAGACGAAGAGATCCATCTTTCGTGTACACTGCAGCAGGGTCGTACCACTCATAGTTATTGGTAGCCCAATAGTGCAAGTCAGCAGCTTCCCAGAAAGGGTCTTCTCCAGGATAAAAAGAACGACCATCCGTATTAAATTCGTCTGAAAAGACCAACTTGAACTTTTTGCCTTCTGATTTTGAGTACGTGGAGCCCAATTCAAAAGCATCCTCTGGGGTATCCGGGTCAATCATCATTTTAGCTTTTTCGTCGAAAGCCTTTTGCAACTTAGATGAGTTGACGCGTGAGATGGGTATGCTATCGGGAATGGGTGAGTGAACATCAAAAATCTTTTTAAAATCATTGATGCGATCATCATTTCCGTTCCCTTCTGTGTAGTGATGCAGAATTGGATAGCCTGCGAACAACATGAGCAAGCATAAAACCAAGATAATTAATGATCCAACGTTGAGTACAGCGCGCTTTGGTTCAAACGCACCACGCAAAGGTTTAGCCGGATCATGCAAGTCGTCTGCGAAGCTGTTGTCATCGTAGCCTGACATCCAGCTATAGGGAACAACGGTATGTTGCACATCCGAATGGGTGCTAGCGGCATCAGCGACTGAGCCTTGCCGCTGCTCAGACATGAAACTTTCTGAGCGGACATCTTCAATGTTTTGATACATGGCCGGTTCAGGAGTTCTTAGACCAGCCTCAGTGCTCTCCTTTTGATGCCGTGTGTCGAGATGTTCGACCTTGGCTGCGTCTGTTTTCATTTTCTCAG from the Malassezia restricta chromosome II, complete sequence genome contains:
- a CDS encoding beta-glucan synthesis-associated protein KRE6, with product MSLGHTGDPDPEKMKTDAAKVEHLDTRHQKESTEAGLRTPEPAMYQNIEDVRSESFMSEQRQGSVADAASTHSDVQHTVVPYSWMSGYDDNSFADDLHDPAKPLRGAFEPKRAVLNVGSLIILVLCLLMLFAGYPILHHYTEGNGNDDRINDFKKIFDVHSPIPDSIPISRVNSSKLQKAFDEKAKMMIDPDTPEDAFELGSTYSKSEGKKFKLVFSDEFNTDGRSFYPGEDPFWEAADLHYWATNNYEWYDPAAVYTKDGSLRLRLDQHQEHNRYFRGGMLQSWNKFCFRNGILIASIQLPGYRSVAGLWPAFWIMGNLGRAGYGATLQGTWPYSYDHCDVGTLMNQTLFNSVHPDGYPRENIIRGGATAFNEQHETRSLSFLPGQKLSRCTCPGEDHPGPFRNGEFVGRSAPEIDVFEAQKMGRNMGVSQSCQMAPYNYQYDITYGKNKSDVYQFFTSQGSLNPYNGEITQQSLSGTSLASQEAIQYVADSLDTTEEGNFATYSLEFKGGSDGHVSWTSNGRKTWELYPGALAPDNRTLINSRQYPKEPMYIIMNLGISKNFGDPEWDDIMEGFPYEMAVDWVRVYQDPDDPESDTGCSPDDMPTSGYIERHLEAYTNANLTVWGGGPDEGGYGAYWPLNRLYSKGCKGTRSTEPGDPDRSHVPAKHVPSASVTMIPGAQPFQQNQS